Proteins from one Acropora muricata isolate sample 2 chromosome 9, ASM3666990v1, whole genome shotgun sequence genomic window:
- the LOC136929790 gene encoding uncharacterized protein: MEGEVHNPSFQQLIQIASSTINQNETTRDSNAKRRHKRNVIKMDAKMMKLKRTKTTFRCDIKFTRSVICGPPAVDHAKNPQMDCACYYCDKHWKRMGGPPCFNRPKPTFNTKQTVVIDGTVFMKLLGHNGYRPFVHLRPVSADAGDHVSPASASS, encoded by the exons ATGGAGGGAGAAGTACACAATCCCAGTTTCCAACAACTGATTCAAATTGCTTCCTCAACCATCAACCAAAACGAAACAACAAGGGATTCGAATGCAAAGAGACGGCACAAAAGAAAT GTCATCAAGATGGACGcaaaaatgatgaagttgaaaAGAACCAAGACAACATTCAGATGTGATATCAAGTTTACGCGAAGCGTAATCTGCGGTCCTCCAGCAGTAGATCACGCTAAAAACCCTCAAATGGACTGCGCCTGCTATTACTGCGACAAACATTGGAAAAGGATGGGAGGCCCACCATGCTTCAACCGTCCCAA ACCCACCTTCAACACCAAACAAACTGTTGTCATCGACGGAACTGTGTTCATGAAATTGCTTGGTCACAATGGTTATCGTCCTTTTGTTCACTTGAGGCCTGTGTCAGCGGACGCAGGCGACCACGTTTCACCAGCAAGCGCTAGCTCTTGA